The Prevotella sp. E9-3 genome has a window encoding:
- a CDS encoding FimB/Mfa2 family fimbrial subunit produces MIKKTFNILKSLILTPLLLGGVGGGLLCACYHDQHEFTPNEYDGKPVGYVTPQLLWEDEADAGTTTIDDIRFTVSGTGGTTVANRFNNTEAAADWLQQLPVGDYDLLVTADMDEAHGYVLENVGADTRSATRADEEFHTALPDTRVSLSQPSSSPAQAWYAVTHATVKPDEVTVAEFHLQRLLSELTVIVRNVPTGAAISASVERVASDVLLTHRDGQGRYGVADREDFLTVSLGALSADHADAATLRHDDHTLMPTAGGQERCYLTLSVTTPEGTRLTYLADAPRMECGKTYVVELDYTKLRPYMLLEAFTINDWTEGWTISGEIINPDK; encoded by the coding sequence ATGATAAAGAAGACATTTAATATCTTAAAGTCCCTCATCCTTACTCCCCTCCTCTTGGGAGGGGTTGGGGGAGGGCTTCTTTGCGCCTGCTATCACGACCAGCATGAATTTACCCCCAACGAGTACGACGGCAAGCCCGTGGGCTATGTCACCCCGCAACTCCTCTGGGAAGACGAGGCCGATGCCGGTACCACCACCATCGACGACATCCGCTTCACCGTCAGCGGCACGGGTGGCACTACCGTCGCCAACCGTTTCAACAATACCGAGGCGGCTGCCGACTGGCTACAGCAGTTGCCCGTGGGCGACTACGACCTGCTGGTGACCGCCGACATGGACGAGGCCCACGGCTACGTGCTTGAAAACGTAGGTGCAGATACCCGCAGCGCGACCCGCGCCGACGAGGAGTTCCACACCGCCCTGCCCGACACCCGCGTGTCGCTCAGTCAGCCCTCATCGTCGCCCGCCCAGGCCTGGTATGCCGTGACCCATGCCACGGTGAAGCCTGACGAGGTGACCGTGGCCGAGTTCCACCTGCAGCGCTTGCTGTCTGAACTGACAGTCATCGTGCGCAACGTGCCGACGGGTGCCGCCATCAGCGCCTCAGTGGAGCGCGTGGCCAGCGACGTGCTGCTGACCCACCGCGACGGACAGGGCCGCTACGGTGTTGCCGACCGCGAGGACTTCCTCACCGTCAGCCTCGGCGCGCTCTCTGCCGACCATGCCGATGCTGCTACCCTGCGCCACGACGACCACACGCTGATGCCCACCGCCGGCGGACAGGAGCGCTGCTACCTGACACTCAGCGTCACCACCCCCGAGGGTACGCGCCTCACCTATCTGGCCGACGCGCCCCGCATGGAGTGCGGCAAGACATACGTCGTGGAGCTCGACTATACGAAGCTACGTCCCTACATGCTGCTTGAAGCCTTCACCATCAACGACTGGACGGAGGGCTGGACCATCAGCGGCGAGATTATCAATCCCGACAAATAA